A genome region from Aurantiacibacter sp. MUD61 includes the following:
- a CDS encoding M1 family metallopeptidase produces MRFTTIALASTAALLAACTADELPDQERVVAPILTSEQAFDEFTYARPLEARVTHVALDLDLDFEGQRVEGTATLDVQAAEDATEIVLDSNGLMIGGVTDGLGNELEFTVGEADPDNAEKGEPITVQLGQMTGPELQQIVISYASGPEAEALQWLSPEQTAGGEHPFVFSQGQAILNRTWIPTQDSPGIRQTWEARITAPEPLTVVMSGISRGDPEPVEDADSDRRAFEFVMDNSVPPYLIAIAAGNLEFAELGPRSGVYAEPEMIEAAAEELGDTEELIDAGIELFGEYRWGRYDMIILPPAFPYGGMENPVMTFLTPTFIAGDRSNNGLIAHELAHSWSGNLTTYASWRDGWLNEGVTSYIENRISEEVYGEQRAEQEYALSYASLEEAVEGAGADAPTTAMRTPDGTSPFDTVGPAIYDKGTVFLRTVENIVGRDEFDAWLTAWFDNHAFQPVTSEMFLADMRENLIGDNAELEEQLMLDEWVYGTGIPENALAPDAAAFADADAAAEAYAADGTLPEASAWEGWTAASQRRFLETLPETMSDEQLATLNETLGLSESGNNEVLFLWLEAALRNEYDPAVDQARSFLATVGRNKFVAPLFRAMWETGDWGQPIATDLYARTRGGYHSYTRGNVDEIVGYEAGEG; encoded by the coding sequence ATGCGTTTTACCACCATCGCCCTTGCTTCGACCGCCGCGCTGCTGGCGGCATGTACTGCTGATGAGCTGCCGGATCAGGAGCGCGTTGTCGCGCCGATCCTGACAAGTGAGCAGGCTTTCGACGAATTCACCTACGCCCGTCCGCTCGAAGCGCGGGTAACGCATGTGGCGCTCGATCTCGATCTCGATTTCGAAGGCCAGCGTGTCGAGGGCACCGCTACGCTCGATGTGCAGGCGGCGGAGGACGCGACCGAGATCGTGCTCGACAGCAATGGTCTGATGATCGGCGGTGTGACCGACGGGCTTGGCAATGAGCTGGAATTCACCGTGGGTGAAGCCGATCCGGACAATGCCGAAAAGGGTGAGCCGATCACCGTGCAACTGGGCCAAATGACCGGGCCGGAATTGCAACAGATCGTGATTTCCTACGCCAGCGGGCCCGAGGCAGAGGCGCTGCAATGGCTCAGCCCTGAACAGACCGCCGGCGGCGAGCATCCCTTCGTTTTCAGCCAGGGTCAGGCGATCCTCAATCGCACATGGATCCCGACGCAGGACAGCCCCGGCATCCGCCAGACATGGGAAGCGCGCATCACCGCTCCCGAACCGCTCACGGTTGTCATGTCCGGCATCAGCCGTGGCGATCCGGAGCCGGTGGAAGACGCCGACAGCGATCGCCGCGCGTTCGAATTCGTCATGGACAATTCGGTGCCGCCATATCTCATCGCGATTGCTGCAGGTAATCTGGAATTCGCCGAGCTTGGCCCACGTTCCGGCGTCTATGCAGAACCGGAAATGATCGAAGCCGCGGCAGAGGAACTGGGCGATACGGAAGAACTGATCGACGCAGGGATCGAGCTGTTCGGCGAGTATCGCTGGGGCCGCTATGACATGATCATCCTTCCGCCGGCTTTCCCTTATGGCGGCATGGAAAACCCGGTGATGACATTTCTCACCCCCACTTTCATCGCGGGCGACCGGTCCAACAACGGCCTCATTGCGCACGAACTGGCGCATAGCTGGTCAGGCAACCTAACCACCTACGCGAGCTGGCGCGATGGCTGGCTGAACGAAGGCGTCACCAGCTACATCGAGAACCGCATCAGCGAGGAAGTTTATGGCGAGCAGCGTGCCGAACAGGAATACGCGCTGAGCTACGCCTCGCTTGAGGAAGCCGTTGAGGGTGCAGGGGCCGATGCGCCGACCACCGCGATGCGCACGCCCGATGGCACCAGCCCCTTCGACACGGTTGGCCCGGCGATCTACGACAAGGGAACGGTTTTCCTTCGCACGGTTGAAAACATCGTCGGTCGCGATGAGTTCGATGCCTGGCTGACCGCCTGGTTCGACAATCACGCTTTCCAGCCGGTGACATCAGAAATGTTCCTGGCCGACATGCGCGAAAACCTGATCGGAGATAATGCCGAGCTGGAAGAGCAACTCATGCTCGACGAGTGGGTCTATGGCACGGGTATTCCCGAAAACGCTCTCGCGCCCGATGCAGCAGCCTTTGCGGATGCCGATGCTGCGGCTGAGGCCTATGCAGCCGATGGCACGCTGCCCGAAGCCTCGGCATGGGAAGGTTGGACCGCCGCATCGCAGCGTCGCTTCCTCGAAACCCTGCCCGAGACGATGAGCGATGAGCAACTCGCCACGCTCAACGAAACCTTGGGCTTGTCCGAAAGCGGCAATAACGAAGTGCTGTTCCTCTGGCTCGAAGCAGCCCTTCGCAACGAATATGATCCTGCCGTGGATCAGGCGCGCAGCTTCCTTGCCACAGTGGGCCGCAACAAATTCGTTGCTCCGCTATTCCGCGCAATGTGGGAGACGGGCGATTGGGGACAGCCCATCGCCACCGATCTCTACGCGAGGACGCGGGGTGGCTATCACAGCTATACGCGCGGCAATGTTGACGAGATCGTCGGCTACGAAGCAGGCGAGGGCTGA
- a CDS encoding TrkH family potassium uptake protein gives MRAFRDPVRLIPVLFAATILIGTLLLWSPLASASGETTPLVTAFFTSTSAVAVTGLIIEDTPVYWSTFGQITIMVLFQIGGFGIMTAATLLGLVAGRRFGLRDRMATQVERSRLDIGDAGSVLKLVLKITIVVEVLLATILSIRFATLYDYSWDEAIWHGIFHAISAFNNAGFSTFSDSLMGFQTDPVIQIPIMLAVILTALGFPVMQELRARPRQWRKWTLHTKITVTATIALLLIGFFATLGMEWDNPDTLRPMGTGAKVLNSWFHSVTPRTAGFNTLDMGAMRDETIILNYMLMFIGGGSAGTAGGIKITTFVVLLIIVASEIRRQRDAVVFGRRIDRGVERQALSITVLGAGMIVIVAMYLLSLTGLPLRDVLFEAISAFSTVGLSTGITADLPPAGHIALCLLMFVGRVGTITVATALALGAAKARPYRYPEEAPIVG, from the coding sequence ATGCGCGCATTTCGCGATCCGGTCCGGCTGATCCCTGTGCTGTTCGCGGCGACAATCCTTATTGGAACGCTGCTGCTCTGGTCCCCGCTTGCGAGCGCGTCGGGTGAGACGACACCACTCGTCACCGCATTCTTTACCTCAACGTCGGCTGTCGCGGTTACCGGGCTCATTATCGAAGATACGCCCGTCTATTGGTCCACCTTCGGTCAGATCACCATCATGGTGCTGTTCCAGATCGGTGGCTTCGGCATTATGACGGCGGCCACGCTGCTTGGCCTTGTGGCAGGACGGCGTTTCGGCCTCCGAGACCGCATGGCGACGCAGGTCGAGCGCAGTCGACTTGATATTGGCGATGCGGGGTCAGTACTGAAGCTGGTGCTCAAGATCACGATTGTGGTTGAGGTGCTGCTCGCCACGATCCTCTCTATCCGCTTCGCCACGCTTTACGATTATTCGTGGGACGAGGCGATTTGGCATGGGATTTTCCACGCGATCAGCGCTTTCAACAATGCCGGTTTTTCAACCTTCTCTGACAGTCTGATGGGGTTTCAGACCGACCCGGTCATCCAGATCCCGATCATGCTGGCGGTTATCCTCACTGCACTCGGATTTCCAGTGATGCAGGAATTGCGCGCCCGCCCGCGACAATGGCGCAAGTGGACGCTGCATACCAAGATCACCGTCACCGCGACCATCGCGCTGCTGCTGATCGGCTTTTTCGCGACGCTAGGCATGGAATGGGACAATCCCGATACGCTGCGGCCAATGGGCACAGGCGCGAAAGTCCTCAATTCATGGTTCCATTCGGTCACCCCCCGCACTGCCGGTTTCAACACGCTCGACATGGGCGCAATGCGCGATGAGACCATCATTCTGAACTACATGCTGATGTTTATCGGTGGCGGCAGTGCTGGCACGGCAGGCGGGATCAAGATCACGACCTTTGTGGTGCTGCTGATCATCGTCGCGTCGGAAATCCGCCGTCAGCGCGATGCGGTGGTTTTCGGGCGGCGTATCGATCGCGGGGTGGAGCGGCAGGCGCTCAGCATAACGGTGCTTGGCGCAGGCATGATCGTGATCGTCGCCATGTATCTGCTCTCCCTCACCGGTCTCCCACTGCGCGATGTCCTGTTCGAAGCCATTTCCGCATTTTCTACCGTCGGCCTTTCCACCGGCATTACTGCGGACCTGCCGCCAGCCGGACATATCGCTCTATGCCTGCTGATGTTTGTGGGCCGGGTGGGCACCATCACCGTTGCTACTGCACTTGCGCTTGGCGCTGCCAAGGCGCGACCTTACCGCTATCCAGAGGAGGCCCCCATTGTCGGCTAA
- a CDS encoding ThuA domain-containing protein → MRQGLALAAAFCLAALASPAAAQVNATSPAADGETGAVLVYSRTEGWRHDSIDEAWSAIAAIAHGRGWSVTFTEDSSWFDAERLAQFDAVVWASASGDTLSDPQKASFRSFVENGGGFVGLHSAGDASHTWDWYAQELIGARFIGHPLNPGVRSGTVLIEDGSHLATRDLPERWYRLDEWYSFDTSVRGRFHVLATLDERSYVRGAWVDGNPIPAADDHPIVWNRCVGEGRSFYSAMGHTAESYSEEGMRNLIAGGISWAMGEGDCPEIE, encoded by the coding sequence GTGCGGCAAGGGCTGGCTCTTGCTGCGGCGTTTTGCCTCGCTGCACTTGCCAGCCCCGCTGCAGCGCAGGTCAACGCCACCAGCCCTGCAGCCGATGGAGAAACGGGCGCAGTGCTCGTCTACAGCCGCACCGAGGGCTGGCGGCACGATTCTATTGATGAGGCCTGGTCCGCCATCGCGGCAATCGCGCATGGGCGCGGGTGGTCGGTGACCTTTACCGAAGACTCATCCTGGTTCGATGCGGAACGTCTCGCGCAATTCGATGCGGTCGTATGGGCCTCCGCCAGCGGCGACACGCTTTCCGATCCGCAGAAGGCCTCCTTCCGCAGCTTTGTCGAGAATGGTGGCGGTTTCGTGGGCCTGCATTCGGCGGGCGATGCCAGCCATACGTGGGACTGGTACGCACAGGAGCTTATCGGCGCGCGCTTTATCGGCCACCCGCTCAATCCCGGTGTGCGCTCAGGCACGGTGCTGATCGAAGATGGCAGCCATCTCGCCACACGAGATTTGCCGGAGCGCTGGTATCGCTTGGACGAATGGTATTCTTTCGACACCAGCGTGCGCGGCAGGTTCCATGTCCTGGCCACGCTGGACGAGAGAAGTTACGTTCGCGGCGCATGGGTCGATGGCAATCCCATCCCCGCCGCAGATGATCACCCGATCGTGTGGAACCGCTGTGTCGGTGAAGGCCGCAGCTTCTACAGCGCGATGGGGCACACTGCGGAAAGCTATTCCGAAGAGGGAATGCGCAACCTGATCGCAGGCGGCATCAGCTGGGCCATGGGCGAGGGTGATTGCCCGGAGATAGAGTAA
- a CDS encoding potassium channel family protein codes for MSAKRHPVLVVGLGRFGGAVAETLERMGHEVLGADTDAALVQAFTGRLTQVVEADCTSLECLERLGGGEFTSAVVAIGDDIEASVLSVLALADLGVPSIWAKANNERHGRILEKTGAHHVIFPEQRMGERVAWLLNENLLDFISFDDQFAIAKLAAPEPIVGVPLVTSDCRKKHGVTVIGVKREGEDFIHADPDTLILPGDLLVVSGRTEYIEAFAAI; via the coding sequence TTGTCGGCTAAACGTCATCCCGTTCTCGTTGTCGGTCTCGGCCGTTTTGGCGGCGCTGTTGCAGAGACCCTGGAGCGCATGGGGCACGAAGTGCTTGGTGCCGATACCGATGCGGCTCTCGTGCAGGCTTTCACTGGCAGGCTAACGCAGGTCGTCGAGGCTGATTGCACCTCGCTGGAATGTCTGGAGCGGCTCGGCGGGGGTGAGTTTACATCGGCCGTCGTCGCGATTGGCGATGATATTGAAGCGAGCGTGCTGAGTGTTCTGGCGCTCGCCGATCTGGGCGTGCCGTCGATCTGGGCGAAGGCCAACAATGAACGCCATGGCCGCATTCTCGAAAAGACCGGCGCACACCATGTGATCTTTCCCGAACAGCGTATGGGTGAACGCGTCGCATGGCTACTCAACGAAAACCTGCTCGATTTCATCAGCTTCGATGACCAGTTCGCCATTGCCAAGCTCGCCGCGCCCGAGCCGATTGTCGGCGTGCCCCTCGTGACCAGCGACTGCCGGAAAAAGCACGGCGTAACGGTAATCGGCGTCAAGCGTGAAGGCGAGGATTTCATCCATGCCGATCCCGACACGCTGATCCTGCCGGGGGACCTTCTGGTCGTCTCCGGCCGCACCGAATATATTGAGGCTTTCGCAGCAATCTGA
- a CDS encoding DUF4238 domain-containing protein: MQKSRRHHYIPQFWIKRWADENGFVKRYRKFGLKLDIRSEPPKSVGYFYNLYDLPEGLRQDVSLEELFFKPLDDKASKVFARLNEETNPTLDGEETATLAIFILSLLHRSPDSLAASREAAVKQYIGLRDEVREKYGELRTAADPPTFEEYESLEPANAPERAFYRSFANYMVNDNLIDFLANMHWRLFRRVDGMHPLLLSDDPIARTNGFKKKDGHLAFPLSPNTLIVGFFEKGFADQAVSIGPEPLFEAINRQTVGAARHFVVADTERHTRFISNRFGRQLRPPFGEQILNRQN; encoded by the coding sequence ATGCAGAAGTCGCGACGTCATCATTACATTCCTCAATTCTGGATCAAAAGATGGGCTGATGAAAATGGTTTCGTAAAAAGGTATCGCAAATTCGGACTCAAATTGGATATTCGCAGTGAGCCACCAAAGTCCGTTGGCTACTTTTATAATCTCTATGACCTACCTGAAGGACTCCGGCAGGATGTGAGTTTGGAAGAGCTTTTCTTCAAACCACTTGATGATAAAGCGTCAAAAGTGTTTGCGCGGTTGAATGAAGAGACAAATCCAACCCTAGATGGAGAAGAGACAGCGACGCTTGCGATCTTCATATTGTCTCTATTGCATCGATCGCCAGACAGCTTGGCTGCGTCTCGCGAGGCAGCTGTAAAGCAGTATATTGGGCTCCGCGATGAAGTTCGCGAAAAGTATGGTGAACTTCGAACCGCTGCCGATCCGCCGACCTTCGAAGAATATGAAAGCTTAGAGCCAGCTAACGCACCCGAACGCGCTTTTTATCGAAGCTTTGCAAATTACATGGTCAACGACAATCTAATCGATTTTCTCGCCAACATGCATTGGAGACTTTTTCGACGAGTAGACGGCATGCATCCCTTGCTGTTGTCGGATGATCCGATTGCGAGGACAAATGGCTTCAAGAAAAAGGACGGGCATCTCGCCTTCCCTCTATCTCCCAATACGCTCATTGTAGGTTTCTTTGAAAAGGGATTCGCAGATCAGGCGGTCTCCATTGGTCCAGAGCCTCTATTTGAAGCGATAAATCGTCAAACCGTCGGCGCTGCTAGACATTTTGTTGTCGCCGACACCGAACGACATACACGGTTCATCTCAAACAGATTTGGGAGACAATTGCGTCCGCCTTTTGGCGAGCAAATTTTGAATAGGCAAAACTGA
- the pdeM gene encoding ligase-associated DNA damage response endonuclease PdeM, whose product MVPVSFAFPFCGDEFVLVPQDGGARALFWPRENALLVADLHLEKASFYARHGQMLPPYDSRETLERVADAIRITGARRLYTLGDNFHDSDGSQRLEEHAAGMLSALTRAVDWVWITGNHDPAMEAKSGGTVVEELVVGGTVLRHIAKRGETRPELSGHFHPRVQVKIRQRHIRRPCAVVGHNEDATCGRMILPAFGALTGGMNAGDPAILKALQPASAVDAIVPAGERLARFPLWREAA is encoded by the coding sequence ATGGTTCCCGTTTCGTTCGCCTTCCCCTTTTGCGGAGATGAATTCGTGCTCGTGCCGCAGGATGGCGGAGCGCGCGCGTTGTTCTGGCCGCGCGAGAATGCGCTGCTGGTGGCGGATCTGCACCTCGAAAAGGCGAGCTTTTACGCACGGCACGGGCAGATGCTGCCGCCTTATGACAGCCGCGAAACGCTGGAGCGGGTGGCCGATGCGATCCGCATTACCGGCGCACGGCGGCTTTATACGCTGGGCGACAATTTCCACGATTCGGACGGCTCGCAGAGGCTGGAGGAGCACGCCGCAGGAATGCTGAGCGCCCTCACCCGCGCGGTCGACTGGGTGTGGATCACCGGCAACCACGATCCGGCGATGGAGGCAAAATCGGGCGGCACCGTGGTCGAGGAGCTGGTGGTGGGCGGCACGGTCCTGCGCCACATCGCCAAGCGCGGGGAAACGCGGCCAGAGCTTTCCGGCCATTTCCATCCGCGCGTACAGGTAAAAATCCGCCAACGCCACATTCGGCGCCCCTGCGCGGTGGTGGGTCATAATGAGGACGCGACCTGCGGAAGGATGATACTACCGGCATTCGGCGCGCTCACTGGCGGCATGAACGCCGGCGATCCGGCAATCCTGAAAGCGCTGCAACCGGCGAGTGCCGTGGATGCGATTGTTCCGGCGGGCGAGAGACTGGCGCGCTTCCCGCTTTGGAGAGAGGCGGCTTGA
- the infC gene encoding translation initiation factor IF-3: MAPPVKSGPKYDNFIQSEKVRVIDDEGENLGVMYTNEAIEQAADKGLNLVEVSPNANPPVCKFLDVGKYRYEAQKKANAARKTQKTQDIKEVKMRPNIDTHDYDVKMRNVNKFIDNGDKVKVTLRFRGREMAHQHLGMDLLKRVQDDVAEIAKVEAFPRLEGRQMLMVLAPK; the protein is encoded by the coding sequence ATGGCACCGCCGGTCAAATCCGGCCCGAAATACGACAATTTCATTCAGTCCGAGAAGGTCCGCGTCATCGATGACGAGGGCGAGAATCTCGGCGTGATGTACACCAATGAGGCGATCGAGCAGGCTGCGGACAAGGGCCTGAATCTCGTCGAGGTTTCGCCCAATGCGAACCCGCCGGTGTGCAAATTCCTCGATGTCGGCAAGTATCGCTACGAAGCGCAGAAGAAGGCGAACGCCGCGCGCAAGACGCAGAAAACGCAGGACATCAAGGAAGTGAAGATGCGCCCGAACATCGACACGCACGATTACGATGTGAAGATGCGCAATGTGAACAAGTTCATCGACAATGGCGACAAGGTGAAAGTCACCCTGCGCTTTCGCGGACGTGAAATGGCGCACCAGCATCTGGGCATGGACCTGCTGAAGCGCGTCCAGGACGATGTGGCGGAAATTGCGAAGGTCGAAGCTTTCCCGCGCCTTGAAGGCCGCCAGATGCTCATGGTGCTGGCTCCGAAGTAA
- a CDS encoding glycoside hydrolase family 16 protein — MRTFTFPLAALTAPLAALALTACAADAPAQDVASSSDGPRADRELIFADEFNSGALDRTKWTPIGMDFWVNDEEQAYVDSPETIQFADGVDGADGGVLVLRPVYQPGQDTNAERNADFLSGRIESLEHFTFTYGRAEARIRMPDARGVWPAFWLLADAPWPSEGEIDIMEYVGEADWTGVAVHGPGYSGDMGIADRQYFTDGSDVTDWHVYAVEWKEDVIEFYVDDVLTFRIPKTNTEFFGEWVFDNPQGVILNFAAGGIYPRKINGIEEPYVGMPQETADRIAAGEIAMEVDWVRVYGAE, encoded by the coding sequence ATGAGAACGTTCACATTCCCGCTCGCCGCGCTTACTGCGCCTCTCGCAGCTCTCGCCCTCACCGCTTGTGCGGCCGATGCCCCGGCGCAGGATGTCGCTTCATCATCCGATGGCCCTCGCGCGGATCGTGAGCTAATCTTCGCGGACGAGTTCAATTCCGGCGCGCTCGACCGGACCAAGTGGACGCCCATCGGCATGGACTTCTGGGTCAATGATGAAGAGCAGGCCTATGTGGACTCGCCAGAGACGATCCAGTTCGCTGACGGTGTAGATGGCGCCGATGGCGGCGTCCTGGTGCTCCGCCCGGTGTACCAGCCGGGTCAGGACACCAATGCAGAGCGCAATGCCGATTTCCTTTCGGGCCGGATCGAAAGCCTGGAGCACTTCACTTTCACCTATGGCCGCGCCGAAGCGCGCATCCGCATGCCCGATGCGCGCGGTGTATGGCCCGCCTTCTGGCTGCTCGCCGATGCGCCGTGGCCCTCCGAAGGCGAAATCGACATCATGGAATATGTGGGCGAAGCCGACTGGACCGGTGTCGCCGTGCATGGCCCCGGCTATTCCGGCGATATGGGAATTGCCGACCGGCAATATTTCACCGACGGATCGGACGTAACCGACTGGCACGTCTACGCCGTCGAGTGGAAGGAAGATGTGATCGAATTCTATGTCGACGACGTGCTCACCTTCCGCATCCCCAAGACCAACACCGAATTCTTCGGCGAATGGGTGTTCGACAACCCGCAAGGCGTGATTTTGAACTTCGCGGCAGGCGGCATCTACCCGCGCAAGATCAACGGTATCGAAGAGCCATACGTCGGCATGCCGCAAGAAACCGCAGACCGCATCGCAGCAGGCGAAATCGCGATGGAAGTGGATTGGGTGCGGGTTTACGGGGCTGAGTGA
- a CDS encoding RelA/SpoT family protein, with translation MLRQYELVERVKEYDPDADEALLNRAYVYTVQKHGSQMRASGDPYFSHPVEVAGLMTDLKLDQETIITALLHDTVEDTLATIEDVEEKFGPEVARLVDGVTKLSKIEQMPENERAAENLRKFLLAMSEDLRVLLVKLADRLHNMRTLHHIKKPEKRQRIARETMDIYAPLAERVGMYEYMREMQLLAFEQLEPEAYATITKRLEQLRQSDNGQVDRIALDIKQALSEAGIEVEVWGREKHPYSIWKKMAERHLPFEQVSDIMAFRVLTDNVEDCYRALGILHTAFQFVPGRFKDYISTPKNNGYKSLHTTLFYDKSMRVEVQIRTREMNETNEFGLAAHWAYKQHDKADGAVGWLRDLIEIVDASHDAEELLEHTKLAIYQDRIFAFTPKGALFQLPKGATPVDFAFAVHTDLGAQTVGAKINGRHMPLRTQLHNGDVVEIIKGANAEPQLSWLSFVVTGKARASIRRAVRLKEREEVAEIGRKLFEEIGDRLPTKVGKKAIRQAAQALELEDEEDLMYAIGSSKVTDREVMEAIVPGSTADMPEEPQLERAISIKGLTAGVAFDLAECCHPVPGDRIVGLRRPRVGVEVHTIDCLELANGVDADWVDLSWGERSHGAVGRLNVVLYNRPGTLADMASVFARSNANVMNLELTQRDDPFHTYELDIEVQDLAHLTRIMSALRASDAVAQADRI, from the coding sequence ATGCTGCGCCAATATGAACTTGTTGAGCGGGTCAAGGAATATGACCCTGACGCCGATGAGGCGCTGCTCAACCGCGCCTATGTTTATACGGTGCAGAAGCACGGCAGCCAGATGCGCGCATCTGGCGATCCCTATTTCAGCCATCCGGTCGAAGTTGCAGGCTTGATGACGGACCTGAAACTGGATCAGGAAACCATCATCACCGCGCTGCTCCACGATACGGTGGAGGACACGCTCGCCACGATCGAGGACGTCGAGGAAAAGTTCGGCCCTGAAGTCGCGCGGCTTGTCGATGGCGTCACCAAGCTGTCCAAGATCGAGCAGATGCCGGAGAACGAGCGCGCGGCGGAAAACCTGCGCAAATTCCTGCTCGCCATGTCCGAAGACCTGCGTGTGCTGCTCGTGAAGCTGGCGGACCGTCTGCACAATATGCGCACGCTGCATCACATCAAGAAGCCGGAAAAGCGCCAGCGCATCGCCCGCGAAACGATGGATATCTACGCCCCGCTGGCAGAGCGCGTGGGCATGTATGAATATATGCGCGAGATGCAGTTGCTTGCCTTTGAGCAACTGGAACCCGAAGCCTACGCCACGATCACCAAGCGGCTGGAGCAGTTACGCCAGTCCGACAATGGACAGGTCGATCGGATTGCGCTCGATATCAAACAGGCGCTTTCGGAAGCGGGGATCGAAGTCGAAGTCTGGGGCCGCGAGAAGCATCCCTATTCGATCTGGAAGAAGATGGCCGAACGCCACCTGCCGTTCGAGCAGGTGTCCGACATCATGGCCTTTCGCGTGCTGACCGACAATGTCGAGGATTGCTACCGCGCGCTCGGTATCTTGCACACGGCATTCCAGTTCGTGCCGGGGCGGTTCAAGGATTACATCTCCACCCCCAAGAACAACGGCTACAAATCGCTGCACACAACGCTGTTTTACGACAAGTCGATGCGTGTGGAGGTGCAGATCCGCACGCGCGAAATGAATGAGACCAATGAATTCGGCCTCGCCGCTCACTGGGCCTATAAACAGCATGACAAGGCCGATGGGGCGGTCGGCTGGCTACGCGACCTGATCGAGATCGTCGATGCGAGCCACGATGCCGAGGAATTGCTCGAACACACAAAGCTGGCGATCTATCAGGATCGCATATTCGCCTTTACGCCGAAGGGCGCGCTGTTTCAATTGCCCAAGGGAGCAACGCCGGTCGATTTCGCCTTCGCCGTCCATACCGATCTTGGCGCGCAAACGGTGGGCGCCAAAATCAACGGGCGGCACATGCCGCTGCGCACCCAGCTGCATAATGGCGATGTGGTCGAAATCATCAAAGGCGCCAATGCAGAGCCGCAGCTAAGCTGGCTGAGCTTTGTCGTCACTGGAAAGGCGCGTGCCTCCATCCGCCGTGCGGTCCGCCTGAAAGAGCGCGAGGAAGTGGCCGAGATCGGCCGCAAGCTTTTCGAGGAAATCGGCGATCGCTTGCCAACGAAGGTGGGCAAGAAAGCGATCCGGCAGGCTGCTCAGGCGCTGGAATTGGAGGACGAAGAGGACCTGATGTATGCGATCGGCTCTTCCAAAGTCACCGACCGTGAAGTGATGGAAGCCATCGTTCCGGGCAGCACGGCCGATATGCCGGAAGAACCCCAGCTGGAGCGCGCAATCTCGATCAAGGGGCTGACCGCAGGCGTCGCTTTCGACCTTGCCGAATGCTGCCACCCCGTGCCGGGCGATCGCATCGTCGGTCTCCGCCGTCCGAGGGTAGGCGTGGAAGTTCACACAATCGATTGTCTTGAGCTTGCCAATGGCGTGGATGCCGATTGGGTAGACCTGTCATGGGGCGAACGCTCACATGGTGCGGTCGGGCGGCTGAATGTAGTTCTGTATAACCGGCCCGGAACCTTGGCTGACATGGCGAGCGTTTTCGCGCGCAGCAATGCCAATGTCATGAACCTTGAGCTGACCCAGCGCGACGATCCGTTTCATACCTATGAGCTGGACATCGAAGTGCAGGATCTCGCACACCTCACCCGGATCATGAGCGCTCTGCGCGCAAGCGATGCCGTGGCACAGGCGGATCGGATCTAG
- the hemF gene encoding oxygen-dependent coproporphyrinogen oxidase, translating into MTEWNKHTAEAREWFESLRDRICAEFEAIEREAGSDASFEYKQWDRETEDGTDGGGGTQGLMKGKVFEKVGVNVSTVSGAFSEKFADQVNGASAEHPEFTATGISLVAHMRNPHVPNVHMNTRFLTTQAAWFGGGADLNPALPYEEDTERFHARLRAACSAHNPTYYDRFRKWADDYFYIPHRGVHRGVGGIFYDHLECDDDPSFDRNFAFTKDVGEAFLDIYPKLVRGRMEQEWTDAEKLQQLEWRGRYAEFNLVYDRGTLFGLKTGGNIDAILMSLPPEAVWS; encoded by the coding sequence ATGACCGAGTGGAATAAACACACTGCCGAGGCCCGCGAATGGTTCGAATCCCTGCGTGACCGGATCTGCGCCGAATTCGAGGCGATCGAGCGCGAGGCGGGCTCGGACGCGAGCTTCGAATACAAGCAGTGGGACCGCGAGACCGAGGATGGCACCGATGGCGGCGGCGGAACGCAGGGTCTGATGAAGGGCAAGGTGTTCGAGAAAGTCGGGGTCAATGTCTCGACCGTGTCAGGCGCTTTCTCCGAAAAATTCGCCGATCAGGTAAATGGCGCGAGTGCGGAGCATCCCGAATTTACCGCTACCGGCATTTCACTCGTCGCGCACATGCGCAATCCGCATGTGCCCAATGTGCATATGAATACGCGCTTCCTGACAACACAGGCTGCATGGTTCGGCGGAGGCGCGGATCTCAATCCGGCGCTGCCTTACGAAGAGGATACCGAACGCTTCCACGCCCGCCTGCGGGCAGCGTGTTCAGCGCATAATCCGACCTATTACGATCGCTTCAGGAAATGGGCGGACGACTATTTCTACATCCCCCACCGCGGCGTGCACCGCGGCGTTGGCGGCATATTCTACGACCACCTCGAGTGCGATGATGACCCAAGCTTCGACCGCAACTTCGCCTTCACCAAGGATGTCGGCGAAGCTTTCCTCGACATCTATCCAAAGCTGGTGCGCGGACGGATGGAGCAGGAATGGACCGATGCAGAGAAGCTGCAACAACTCGAATGGCGCGGCCGCTACGCCGAGTTTAATCTCGTCTACGACCGGGGCACGCTGTTCGGCCTGAAAACCGGCGGCAATATCGACGCGATCCTGATGAGCCTGCCGCCCGAGGCGGTTTGGAGTTGA